The nucleotide sequence AAAATCGACATTACTTTTATATCAGTAGTACTGCTATCTAGTAGCACTCTATCTCTATCTATAAACTTCCAAATATAATTCAAGGAGATTCTGTGGCCCGAAATattacgaaaatcaagaatgacaAATTTGTATCGGAGActccattttggagaaaaatgtATTCGAAAATTTGTAATAATCGTAAAATTCAAAACTCACATTGTTGCGTAGCTGAAAATCGTTTCATGACATCGGAAAAACACATCCAACAGAGATGAAGTGACGTATGTGGGTCTATCTTCATTACTAGAAGATATTATACTACTCCTTACATTAAACATAATCTTTCAACACAACGAAGCACTTTACACTACGAACGTACGTCGATTTCTAAGCGAGCACTTTGAATGTTGAATCGGTGGTAGGAAGAACAGGGGCACCATACCAGTTTTAGTGTCCCCTAGATTTTTATCTATAGAGGCATGCACAAAATATAGTTTATTCTAGAGACATGATAATCCAGGaccaattaaaattgaaaaccaTGTCTGGGATTGCGCGAGTTATAATGCAGAATTTGTTACAAGAAattcaaatataatttaattcgcGGGGTATGACTTTTACGAGGGAACGGTTAGAAACGGTCGCCATTTTAAacagtatctttaaaatgtgtaATTCGTTAGTGCAGTTAATTACATTCATTGTGTACGTTTGTAATCCTTAACAACAGTTTGAAATAGAGGTAAGAGTTAATAATGAATAATGCATGACATTGTATCCTATACAAAAAGAAATTACGGTAGTCGTCTATGATGGaatcggtaataccggttatgaATAAGTGCACGTATACAAAATTGATTTTCGAATACATTTCTCTATAAATCGAAGCCTTCGATGCacattcgtcttattttaagccATATCTCCTTGGTTCTATTTGTACTATTAATTTTGGTTCAACTTGTATGCATGTGTGTACTTATATAcgtatttatttcttaaatgcATGCAACtatgtaacattttaacgatATTCAGATATTGTAGATATCATAAACGTATGTAGATAATAGCATAGATTTATTGTTTCGTTAGgaacgatttatttatttgtttcggTACAAAGTAtgacatttttaatttattgttcACAAAATTTATGATTAAAATTCTTGATCTTAGATAGTAATAGATTCTTTTCTTCTGTTGTTGCAAAAGCATACTGTACAGATAACATACAGAGTTTTATGAGTTCTTGCTGTCGTAGACCAAATGTTAAACTAGCTATTTCATACTCTCTGGACAAGGATGTACAAAAAACACCTTTGTCATCAGTCTAAAAATTGTGTTAGTATATACCATAAAATTTACTTTACATGTTAAATAATTGCTTGTAGAAATATTGATAACTTTACTCACAGAAAGACAAATAGGGTGTCCAGCTTCATAGTAATATTTAAACTGATGAGATCCGTAAGAAGGTACTGTCTTACATTGAACATTGGATGTTAGGCACAATTCTAGACAAAATACAAGAACCATAAATtcgatatatttataaataccaTAATTGATAAACTTTCATAATATTATCATCCTCACCTACAGGAATTTTCGAATTAAAAAGCATATCAAGTATTTTATTTGATCCCTGTAAATTTGGATGAATGCAAGTACAATGACCCAATCTGTCAGGCTTGAATTCAAGGATATCTGTTGTTTCAACTTCATTCAAAATCTATACCCAGGGGGATGAAATAGTGTTTGAAGTTTTTAGAAATTCAGCCAAATTAACATTGACCCGAACATACTAAAATTTACCTCTGCACAATGGGCAGCTATTTTCAAACCTGCTCTTCTAGCTTCTTCTAATAATTCTAAGAATACATCTGTAGTTTTTGGATCTCCACTAAGATCAAGTCCAACAATATACTGtggatattttataaaaaaatctaTTGCTAAATCAACATTTTCCTTGGCTGCCTTATATCCTTGCTTACGATTAACAGATATTAATAACTTAACAATGATATCTGGAAAGTCAGTCTTGCAAATCCTGGGGTTAttgtataatttttcaaattaaaatatatctAGTTCCATAATTATCTGagatgaaaatatttattttaaattatacttACTGAAATGCACTTATGATAGCTTCTATGTATTCTTGTTTTGACATTTTCCCATAAACAGCACGAGGTGTGCTTCTGAGTTCTAAATATATTACATTTTCTGCATTAAACTCTTTAATTACATTGTAGGTAGCATGGAAAACTGCTTGTGGTGTTACTGTTAACGAATGTGCCACTTCAAATACTGCAAAACACCTGTGGAAATATGCTTTACTACAATGTAATATGGTATGTATTCCTGTAGctataaacaaaatttaaagtAGGATTATTTTTCGTACTCGCCGAACGATGAAAATTTTTCTATGTTCATAACTATATCCTCGCCGTCCTCTGAATCGGGATTTTGCATTTTATATAGTTGTTTTAAGGTATCTGTGCTAAGAGAGCCATTCAAATGTGCATGAAGTTCCTATTAAACATACaaacaaattttcattttctaatcaTTTCTGATCACTCAAGATCAGAAAAAACGATACGTCGTATATCATAAACTTCTGTAAAAATACACACCAATTTTGGCAAAGATTGACAGAAACTTTCTAAGCTCATTGTAAAGAAAgcaaatattttattcaattttgttGTTAAATTAACAGAAAAAGCAAATACCGGATTGGGATACTAAATATGTACCGTGAATATAAAACGGTACACATGTATTTTAAGgttattttaacaaaataaattcatGCCGCGTGGTTAAATCTCTAGATGTGACGCAGTTTTCAAACATGTGTGTCGAAAATGACATCATGTAAAAAATAATGCATTATGTTGCCTAGCGTTCTAGTTATTTTATTTAAGTACAGGATTTATGTTTGTGAAGTGCCATAGAAAACAAATACCGgactataaacaatttttttactcGTTCACTAGTATATTTTATGTACCTAAAGAacataaaaaatacaaaatatagatCTTTACTTTTCAAACTAGAATCTTTCCTTAATTGGGACCTATACATTCttataaatatttgaaattctttGCATTAATAACAATATTAAAGCAAAAAATGTTATCAAGAAAATAATTCTCATTGCGAGCGGGATACATCTTGAATAaatgaattattattaaaaatatacctTTATTGTGTTCTATTACGAGAATAttacaatataaatatataacattCATAAATTATATGCACGTGTAATTAATGTTTAAAAGACGATCTGTACTTAAATAGTCAAGCTTCGCGATTTCAGATTTCACGTTTTGTTTATACATTTTCATTGAATCTTGCAATTTAGAAATTGTCTCTTTTATTGCATCATTAGAGGCTTTAAGTATTTGAAATGCTATAATATAAAATGGA is from Colletes latitarsis isolate SP2378_abdomen chromosome 4, iyColLati1, whole genome shotgun sequence and encodes:
- the Ada gene encoding adenosine deaminase-like protein — translated: MSLESFCQSLPKLELHAHLNGSLSTDTLKQLYKMQNPDSEDGEDIVMNIEKFSSFGECFAVFEVAHSLTVTPQAVFHATYNVIKEFNAENVIYLELRSTPRAVYGKMSKQEYIEAIISAFQICKTDFPDIIVKLLISVNRKQGYKAAKENVDLAIDFFIKYPQYIVGLDLSGDPKTTDVFLELLEEARRAGLKIAAHCAEILNEVETTDILEFKPDRLGHCTCIHPNLQGSNKILDMLFNSKIPVELCLTSNVQCKTVPSYGSHQFKYYYEAGHPICLSTDDKGVFCTSLSREYEIASLTFGLRQQELIKLCMLSVQYAFATTEEKNLLLSKIKNFNHKFCEQ